Proteins from one Comamonas flocculans genomic window:
- a CDS encoding DUF808 domain-containing protein encodes MAGASLLALLDDIATLLDDVGAMAQLAARKSAVMADDVAVLTKVAAQKTTGVLGDDLALSAEQVNGVRAERELPVVWAVAKGSLLNKAILVPAALLISAWLPWLITPLLMAGGSFLCFEGMEKLAEKWLHPTRPAAAGGAAQPAQAEALADPAAFERRRIRGAIRTDFILSSEIIIIALGTVASAPISEQLVALVAIALLMTVGVYGAVGAIVKTDDLGLWLRRKPWRPAQALGSALLALAPRLLRLLSWAGMLAMFLVGGSLIVHGIAPLSQAIEQASASLAALPLGGLWRLLATGALDMVVGALVGALVLALVSAVRRLRQRFS; translated from the coding sequence ATGGCCGGCGCCAGCCTGCTCGCCCTGCTCGACGACATCGCGACGCTGCTCGACGACGTGGGCGCGATGGCGCAGCTGGCCGCGCGCAAGAGCGCGGTCATGGCAGACGACGTGGCGGTGCTCACCAAGGTGGCGGCGCAGAAGACCACCGGCGTGCTCGGCGACGACCTGGCGCTCAGCGCCGAGCAGGTCAACGGCGTGCGCGCCGAGCGCGAGCTGCCGGTGGTCTGGGCCGTGGCCAAGGGTTCGCTGCTCAACAAGGCCATCCTGGTGCCGGCGGCGCTGCTCATCAGCGCCTGGCTGCCCTGGCTGATCACGCCGCTGCTCATGGCCGGCGGCAGCTTTCTGTGCTTCGAGGGCATGGAAAAGCTGGCCGAAAAATGGCTGCATCCCACACGCCCGGCCGCCGCCGGCGGCGCGGCACAGCCTGCGCAGGCCGAGGCGCTGGCCGACCCCGCGGCCTTCGAGCGCCGGCGCATACGCGGCGCCATCCGCACCGACTTCATCCTGTCCAGCGAGATCATCATCATTGCGCTGGGCACCGTGGCCAGCGCGCCGATCAGCGAGCAGCTGGTGGCGCTGGTGGCGATCGCGCTGTTGATGACCGTCGGCGTCTATGGCGCGGTGGGCGCGATCGTCAAGACCGACGACCTGGGGCTATGGCTGCGCCGCAAGCCCTGGCGCCCGGCGCAGGCGCTCGGGAGCGCGCTGCTGGCGCTGGCGCCGCGCCTGCTGCGCCTGCTGTCCTGGGCCGGCATGCTGGCCATGTTCCTGGTGGGCGGCAGCCTGATCGTGCACGGCATCGCGCCGCTGAGCCAGGCCATCGAGCAGGCCAGTGCGTCGCTGGCCGCTCTGCCGCTCGGCGGGCTGTGGCGCCTGCTGGCCACGGGCGCACTGGACATGGTGGTCGGCGCGCTGGTGGGCGCGCTGGTGCTCGCCCTGGTGAGCGCGGTGCGCAGGCTACGCCAGCGATTTTCATGA
- a CDS encoding SGNH/GDSL hydrolase family protein: MRRKMHWIVVVATAALMAACGGGSSEPEFGAVKVAGDSLADSGTFGLKFTVQGSKPVGAGATPIWPELVAADYDIDLCPHYLASGANTFSVNAGCSNYAIGGGRINNLSAPSSPVSITEQLKALGSAGFGQRDLVLIDGGGNDVADLIKAFLAASNDRGAALAAMLSTVLDEATVQSLLSQGQSGMAQAGGAYMQALAAQFAGTIQTQVLDKGAKRVVVLNMPDVTLTPQFGFVLAAVAQAQGPAAAEQLRQLFGSWVQAFNATLAARFKDSKTVAIADFDARLKALVAQPAKYQLSNVLTPACPVVGQDGSGLPSYDFPSCTAEALSRQTPPPGASGGADWWQGYLFSDSFHPTPRGHGILADLVREALR, encoded by the coding sequence ATGCGACGCAAGATGCACTGGATCGTGGTGGTGGCGACGGCTGCCCTGATGGCCGCCTGCGGCGGCGGCAGTTCCGAGCCCGAATTCGGCGCCGTCAAGGTAGCGGGCGACAGCCTGGCCGACAGCGGCACCTTTGGCCTGAAGTTCACCGTGCAGGGCAGCAAGCCCGTGGGCGCGGGCGCCACGCCGATCTGGCCCGAGCTCGTGGCCGCAGACTACGACATCGACCTGTGTCCGCACTACCTGGCCAGTGGTGCCAATACCTTCAGCGTCAACGCCGGCTGCAGCAACTACGCCATCGGCGGCGGGCGCATCAACAACCTGAGCGCGCCGAGCTCGCCGGTTTCCATCACCGAGCAGCTCAAGGCGCTGGGCAGCGCGGGCTTCGGCCAGCGCGACCTGGTGCTGATCGACGGCGGCGGCAACGACGTGGCGGACCTGATCAAGGCCTTCCTGGCCGCATCGAACGACCGCGGCGCCGCCCTGGCCGCCATGCTCTCGACGGTGCTCGACGAAGCCACGGTGCAGTCGCTCCTGTCCCAGGGCCAGAGCGGCATGGCGCAGGCGGGTGGCGCCTACATGCAGGCCCTGGCGGCGCAGTTCGCCGGCACCATCCAGACGCAGGTGCTGGACAAGGGCGCCAAGCGCGTCGTCGTGCTGAACATGCCGGACGTCACGCTGACGCCGCAATTCGGCTTCGTGCTCGCGGCGGTCGCGCAGGCCCAGGGACCGGCGGCGGCCGAGCAATTGCGCCAGCTCTTCGGCAGCTGGGTGCAGGCCTTCAATGCGACGCTCGCCGCGCGCTTCAAGGACAGCAAGACGGTGGCGATCGCCGACTTTGACGCGCGGCTCAAGGCCCTGGTGGCGCAACCGGCAAAGTACCAGTTGAGCAACGTCCTCACGCCCGCCTGCCCGGTGGTCGGCCAGGATGGCTCGGGCCTGCCGAGCTACGACTTCCCGAGCTGCACCGCCGAGGCGCTGTCCAGGCAGACCCCGCCGCCCGGGGCGAGCGGCGGCGCCGACTGGTGGCAGGGCTATCTGTTTTCCGACTCCTTCCATCCGACACCGCGCGGCCACGGCATCCTGGCCGACCTGGTGCGCGAGGCGCTACGCTGA